A genomic stretch from Acidimicrobiales bacterium includes:
- a CDS encoding TSUP family transporter: MDVLDVVLLVVGGLFAGCVNTIAGGGSLLTVPLLILTGVPGDVANGTNRVGILTSNVSAAEAFRRQGVSGLSRVVPVLVPVVIGSLTGSLLISRVDAEAFERVFGIIMIPLLLLSLRPPKVQVATRPWSGPVAAVVFFGVGLYAGAFQAGIGLLMVLALSRSGLDVVVANSVKVLVVLAVTCTALPVFIAGSLVDWQPALVLAAGFGVGGALGARITVAGGERVVRPVLTVAVLAMAGRLLGLY; the protein is encoded by the coding sequence GCTGTTGGTAGTCGGCGGCCTGTTTGCGGGCTGCGTGAACACCATTGCCGGGGGCGGCTCGCTGCTCACCGTCCCGCTGTTGATTCTGACCGGCGTCCCGGGCGATGTGGCTAACGGGACCAATCGGGTAGGGATCCTGACATCGAACGTCTCGGCCGCCGAGGCCTTTCGCCGTCAGGGGGTGTCGGGCCTCAGCCGGGTGGTGCCGGTGCTGGTGCCGGTCGTCATCGGTTCACTGACCGGGTCCCTGCTGATCTCGAGAGTCGACGCCGAGGCGTTCGAACGGGTCTTCGGCATCATCATGATCCCGTTGCTCCTGCTGTCGCTTCGACCGCCCAAGGTGCAAGTCGCGACACGTCCGTGGTCGGGGCCGGTGGCCGCCGTCGTCTTCTTCGGCGTCGGACTCTATGCGGGCGCCTTCCAGGCGGGTATCGGTCTCCTGATGGTGCTGGCCCTGTCGCGGTCGGGCCTCGACGTGGTGGTGGCCAACAGCGTGAAGGTGCTGGTCGTCCTCGCGGTGACGTGCACTGCGCTCCCGGTGTTCATCGCCGGGAGCCTCGTGGACTGGCAGCCGGCACTGGTGTTGGCTGCCGGGTTCGGGGTGGGGGGTGCGCTTGGTGCCCGGATCACCGTGGCCGGTGGAGAACGGGTGGTGCGGCCCGTTCTGACCGTTGCCGTGCTGGCCATGGCTGGCCGTCTGCTGGGCCTGTACTGA